From the genome of Rhododendron vialii isolate Sample 1 chromosome 10a, ASM3025357v1:
TGTATATCTTTCCCGGAACGGACTTGCCATCTCCATCCCTTGTCACGCAGTTCCCGGGCCCAGACTATGTTCTTCTAAGCCCATGAAGACTGGCTACTAGCGTTGACATGCCAGAATGACGTATGGGGGAAATACCTTCCTTTAAAGATCTGTCTAAATAGAGAGGATGCACCAGAAATTAGTCTCCAACCTTGTTTAGCTAACAAAGCTTGATTAAAAGTCTCCAAATCACGTAGCCCCATGCCGTCATCACCTTTACACCTACTCATTTTTTCCCACTTGATCCAATGAATTTTCCGTTCACCCTCCTTAGACCCCCACCAAAGTCTCTCTATTTCGGATGAAATTTGCTACAAGAGAGTTTTAGGCAACCAAAAGCAAGACATAGCATAATTTGGATGCGTCAAAAGAATTGATTTTAACAAAACCTCACGCCCCGCCTGATTAATCTTGGACTCCTTGTAGCTCCACAGATGCTTTGTTGTTCTGTCTTTGATGTATTGAAAGCGATCATGCTTGGAGCTCCCAAGGAACACTCGTAGCCTCAAGTATTTTGCACCATATGCCTTCATCAATATGCCCACCTTTGCTGATAAAAGATTCAGACCCTGGGCTGGAGTGTTAGGATTGAAAAATCTTCAGTGTTTTTCAACACTAGACTTGTTTAGTCTATTGGAAAATGCTAACCTTTGTCCTGAGGGTGGAGGATAACAATATGTAAAAAGTGCATCGATAAGCCAGAAAACTGTATTAATAACCATAAAATATGTTTTGATATTCAAACTTATCTGGTATTTTTTGCATAGTATCCTATCGCTGGGTGAAGGTTAGCAAGACCCCACTCTCTTTAGCATTTATTATCAAACGAAATTCAAAAGTCTCACGATTTCCAAAGTTTCATTACTGTTGATTCTCACTTCCCGCCAGCAACTCTCTCTTTTCACAACCTCTTAGCCGTATCTCATTCTCACTGGTCTAATCAACGACAACGGAGTTAGAGACATCATTTTCTGCACGATTATGGCCCTTGTGGCGTATCAAGGCCATTTCGGCTACAATGTCGTTGGTTTGCTGCTGTCAATGCTAAGAATTTGCTTCTTCTTGTCTTCATTGTGGCAAAGCAATTTCTACTCTAGCTTTGAGAATATCTCATGCGTCAACTTAGGGcattcacagtggaataatcaaaagttgatacatcatcttttggttatttatttaaggggttgctaaggttagcaatgtagaagtttacaatggtacaatcaaaatgaataaccaaaacttgtcacatcaccttttcaacttataaaaatctagaaattgtgacatagaaaatatttttttcaaaatagttttcaaactaataaaaacaggttattagaaaaagagaaaatagttttttgaaaacattgatttaaaaaaaatagttttcgggaaaaagttaaaaaaatagtttttgaataaaaaaaagtttttctttttctctaaagaacaatttttgaaaacaaaatttagataaaaaacagttttttccaaaaaaacagttttggggtaaaactaaaaatagttttaataaaaaaaactatttttgcaaaaaaataaaaagtgtttttaaaagtatttttcttagaaacatgttgaaaatggaagagagagaatgtttttgtgtaataatggtgtacttgattgaggaaatgtgaggacaactaaatttgattattgacaaaaagttgctagttttgattatccaattgccaaaatttgatgagttgctaagaggtagttaagtttggttattccaatatgTGCTTTTTTCGAGCAAATGTTgctaaacttaacaaccttttggttttgattataccactgtggatgctcttattgtCCATTGCTTTCTCTCTGTGTGTATTTCTAGACTGTACattaaaacaaagaaatagCTACCCCCTTCAGTCCCAAATTGTTAtgcatcttttctttttgaacctttcaaaaaattgtctatatttcacaatcataatattttttatgatttcaaaatcttTGTTAGTAAAGAGGAAGAAATCTTTGTTTAACAAAATTAGTAAAGATCGAGGAAGAAccaacttggttttttttttttttttttttgtctatattcatatttttttcatgtttgttagttttgcatcatttttaatttttttttgtggatcattagatctcaatgagaggaAAGAAATcggtaaagtaaaaaatataaccaaagcccaaatttcttgaaaaatccAAGAAAGAATCCAAAAgttgtcttttttggccttttttcttattttttttttaaattgagttTCGGTTACAAGTTTTACTTTTTGAAGTAGTTATTTTGATCAAAGGCCAAAAGTTTACAAATGGGACCCTAGGTTCACaatatcaaaaatattttttttcggcaaaagatgaattttattaaaaacggaAAAAGGGGAAGGGAATCCAACAAATAGTTGGACAATACACCATAGGGGCAAAGCCCAGAACACCTAAAGGTTTATCAGGGTCTACAACAGATAATGCAATAAAGATCAGCCCAATACCcaataaaacaaagaaagccCCAAACCCAAATCTGGTCCAAGCCTGGACCGGcccacccaaaccaaaccaaaaaacccTAACTACACCAGCAGCCACCACTGTACAAACCACCAAAGTCCAGCTCGCCATTAAGCCAAGCCGGCCGCTCCCAGATGTAGAGGCTGGCAGCAGAATCCGACCTACGACAGTGAAGGCCGGAGCAGACAAGGCAAGAGGgccaaaccaccaccattaaTAGCGAAACAAACCCGGACAAACCCTTCCATCTTCACGATCTTCAACAGTGAAATTATGCGGAAGCGTTCAATTTACTCCTAGAGGGGGGCTGAATAGgagttttattaaaaaatcaccaatttgaataaagattaatatataaaaaaataatatagatGAACGGGTTGATTATTGATTAATCCAAACATAAACTCAAGTAGTGCAGTAAAATAAAATTGCTACAAGAGACGCACgatttacgtggaaaaacttagggtcctgaataaccctaagccaaaaccacggcctaacactactgatttattctattaataaaaaagaagtacAGATTGCGAAATAGTAAAATCCTTACCCAAGCTTTTACCTATTCTTGCCAATCTCCGATGCTCCCcgagcttcttcaagatccaatagatgcacCACAGACTTCATGCCTGATCTCCGGATTCAACCGGCTCCGAATCAATCTCCAAAAGATTCGGCCTCAGTAGgaaacggcaccaaaccacgaaTAGTGAATGCATGTATGATATTATGTGTAGCGTGATCTCAACAGACCCCAAAATCGTTCAAATAAATGGAAGATGCAAGaacgaaaaagaaagaggaaaaatatgggATGTAATGAAAACTGTCACTCTCTCCTCCTACGGACGTCGTGCaccactttctttcttttccggAAGCAAAAACTCTCGCCTCTGTCTATAGTTTATTCTCAAGGATTGctgccaaacaaaaaaaaatctctctcaggGGCTGTCTTCTTCTATGGATGATTAACCCCTTTTATATTCATATTTGCTCTCAAGCGAAAATCTTTTAATGAAGCAAATATGGAAAGCAAATTGTCACAGAATTTTTTGGAAAGGCAACAATGCAatattattctttttgttttactgCTTTAGAAAGAACCTCTCGTAATgataatgatatatatatatatatatatatggaaaacgAAATTTTTCCGGAAAGATTTACCGGAAAGAAAAACGTGCATGAATAAATTTCTAATCTTGGAAATAATATGCATGATGTGCTAATGCAAATTACCTCTCACGCAATTGGATCAATTTCGTAGCGGTCAACTTGGCGCAGATAATGGGAGGAGCATCGAGCGAGCAACTACCCCCTAATTAacctacccattacaatcaaatggagtcgATATAATAAAGACACCAATGAAGGTTTTGAACAACcccggaaagtgccaaaatatctaacaatctccccctttggcattTCCGGGACAAAACCAACTTCACTAAAACACAATGGAAAAAATACAACTTAAAGAGACAAACACTAGTCAGAACTAGGTCTATCCAATGAAGCTTGAGTTGCACTTCCAATACCTgcaaagatagctcaacaaaaaACTATGCGACAAAATATATGTTACTAGAATGGGTCAGCATAATTTAATAATAAACGCCAAGCAACATTATATCGAAAAGCATGAAAACTCAACCAGCGAttcatcaataaaataaatctcCCCTTGTAGATATCTCCCCAATTGAACGACAGCACTCAAAAATTCTCTATCTTTATGCAAAACTCAACGACACATATCACTCTCCATTACACCCCAACCCATGACCATAAAAACTCTCCCCCTTTTTGCCAtggaaaaacaaaggaaatgaCTGTATCCGAGTGAGATACATGCAACTTGAAAGCATACAAGAGAATCATACGATATGTAATAACAAGAATCACATAGGAAAGATGGCTATAAGAGAAATGCATCGAATGAAAATTTAAGACCATATCAACTCATGGAAGCAGAATGATGTAGATCAAAGAATGGATAGAATGCCATGCTCAAGCCTATGAATGTGAAGCGCAAACGCCGTGCATGAGGAGCAAGAAAACTTATCAAGGTCTAAATTGGCACTATAATCTTATCTCAAGAAAGGTTTAAACAAGACTATCACGAGGAAGTCAAACCAGAAACGCTCGGACCTAGGAACTTAAGCACAAACCTCATCGGTTGTTTTAGACTCGAGATTAGCGACTTACACCTAGCCTTGTGGGGCAAAGGACCAGGCAGCTATAACCTCTAAGGCGAAgagacaaataaaaataaactcccttttcttttcttttttcgattttctgcttttttttattttagtttaggagttttgttctttctttttttttttaaacaagagataagaaataaaagaagaaagtctcaatttgatttttccaaacCTTAGAGATGCGTTACACACCAATCCATAGGCGGCCCATCTCATAAGGAGTCAAATGAGGGAAAGCATCCCAAGGTAAACAACGAACATGTGGTCAATCAAAGTGATTAGTTAAGATAAACCCAACTGAGACTCAATAGAGACCACTTAAACAATGTAAGTTTACTAGCTCCAAGTGAGATTGTGTGCGTAGAAACATGAGCATGGGATTCTATTGCCAAAGCAGAGAACAACATCACTATGTAACAGAGAGATATGATAGAAAATTCGATTCGATACATATCTCTCAAATGCATAAGCATATGTAAAACTGATATCAAGACAGCACATGATTCCCAAGCACGCAAAAAACATTACAAGCACGcacacgattaaaaaaaaaactttgactcaaaacaatacatcaaaaaaaaatactactaagtACATAACAACTTATGacaactcaaaattaaaaacattcGCAGCAAACATATGAGATGACATGTGACCCCACACACAATCTAATCTAGAGAAATTAAACCAAGAGATTTCCTAAGGTACTCAAACCTAAGAGAATCTAAAGGCTTAGTGAAAATATCCGTTGTTTGAGTCGGTTCGTTTGAAACTCGTGGGACTTGAAAGCCTAGAAAGTAAGTCAATTCTCCCATTAGGCTCATTTGAAACTCGTGGGACATCTGTGCCCCAAAGTGTTTCGCATGCCACTCAAAAGGTCGCTctcaattttcttcaaaaataaagttcggTCTACTCCCCCTTTCACAAAGCCGGTATGTAAAAGATGGTCGGTTAAACTTTTAGTGGTTACAACTAAATTTATCTTTTTATGAgggctttttatttgtttaccCTTCATGTAACCATCACACACAAGCCCTTGCCCATTGGCAAGTTTGGGCACTCCCCTCACAATGTCGTTTTTGGTTATTCGATGCAATTCTGGAAAATTTAAATGTCCTAAACGTTGGTGCCAAATTTCTACACCATCAAGCAAGACTCAACGACAGACATTAGAACTTGCAGTTTCAACACAATAACAATTATCCGAAGATTGAATACCTTtaaccacacacacaccagAAGCATTAATAATAGAGCAATTATTTTTAGAGAAATTGACTTCATGCATATTATCACAAAATTGCCCTATACTTAACAAGTTAGCTTTTAAACCCTCAACATATAACACGTTATCTATCAGAGGGATTTCGAGTGCATTTACGGTGCCTTGTCCTACGATTTTACCCGTATTACCATCACCGAATGTAACCAAGCCACCATTATACTTCTCTAACTTAGCAAACAAAGATTTATTTCTGCTCATGTGCCTTGAACATCCACTGTCTAAATACCAAACACAGGCATCCTGTGCTCTATACGTAGTGTGTGCAACATGACAAGTGGCATTCACTCTCTTCCatgtttgctttggtttggtgttCACATGCGAGGTGTGACCGTGTGTGGTATGTCTTTCAACAATCATATCAGTCTCTTTATTATTTTTAGCCAAATTTGACAACTTTTTGATTTCCTCGACGAGGTGAGAAGTTTGATTCGCCAATTGActcaatttattttgaaaattctcGTTCTTAAAGTTTGTGAGAAACTGATGCACAACTTGAGGTCTTCCCACATTGGGTTGACCATACTGAACACTTTTATTAACTGGGGCTACAAATAATTTCCCCTTTGTTCTCTGATTGTCCCTTCTAAGTGTATAACAAAAAGGTCGAATGTGACCTTGACCACCACAGTAGTgacaaataaaaagatttttccTTTCAGAAGCATGATTACTATTGTAAGCATTCTTAATAATGGTGGGAGATTTAATAGAAGATTCGGGTTTATCGCTCACTACCTCATTCTTTGCAATATCAGATTTCACAAACTTGATTTCGTTCTTTGTGAACTCGTTAGCCTTATGTATCAGTGAAGGTGGATCAACAAACCCTAAGTCGCTTCTATTTCTAAACGTATGTGTCATCTCAGCAATACGGGTTGCACCACACTCATTACACTTTATGGCCTCAGTGGCCTCCCTAAGGTCATGCTCCAGTTCAAAAATCCTATCCTTAGACCCTTCAAGAGCCTTCAAGGCATTCACATGCTCTTTCTCAATTTTGGCAAAATTGTCTTTCAAATTAGCTGTATAGGTTTTTAATTCTTTAAGCTCGGTATTCTTAGATTCAATGTCATCACTAAGTTTGTTCCTCTCACCATTAATTTTCTCGATGACACTCACgagttccttctttttctttttcaatttgaCACCTTCTTTAAACAATCGATTATAGGCCTCATGAATAGAATCTATATCATCATCACTATTCTCACAGTCTTCGTCAGTCGAGACATACTTACTATCATCACTAAGAGTTGTAGAAAGTTCCACTGATTTAGGGGACGTGGGGGATTTAATGTTGGCAACAAGTACAGAATATCTAGAAGCTTCAAAACCTCGATCACTATTCTCATCACTATCGTCATCCCACGTAGCCTTATACCCCTTAGCCACTTTCTTTTTAAGAGTGTTAGCACACTCTGCCTGAACATGCCCGAAACCATGACACTCGTGACATTGTACACCTTGGGATTTCTTGAATTTATCAATAGAAGATTTCTTTTCATTatccccaaaattaaaattcttaCCTCCACTAGttaaagaaggaaaattttcagattCATTATTCTTATGGAATTTTACAAATTTACTAAATTTCTTAGCAAAGAAAGCAAGTTTTTCTTCGTCAAGGTCATCATCACTCTCTTGTGTCACAAAGGATTCTTCTCTAGATGATTTAAAAGCAATGCTTTTATTAGGCTTTAATGTAGGTTTCTTCGAAAGATGATTCAATTCAAACGTTTGAAGTTTACCTACAAGTTCCTCAAAAAGAATATCATCAACTTTATCACTTTCTTCTATCGCGAGTACCTTCGCCCTAAACCTCTCAGGAAGGGACCTAAGCACTTTTCGACAAACTTTAAGATTAGGGATTGGTTCTCCTAATGCGTGGAAGGAATTAATGATGTCACTCAACTTAGTGATAAAACTATCAAATGTCTCATCTTCCTGCATTCTCAAATCTTCAAAACGTGTTGTAAGCATTTGGAGTTTTGAAGTTTTAACAGTCTTAGTACCCTCGTGGGTGACTCGGAGAATATCCCAAGCCTCTTTTGCAGTAGTGCACGCGGAAATACGACTAAATTCAGTTTTACTCAATGCACCATAGATGGCTCCTAGAGCTTTAGAGTTTGCCTCAACACTTTCATTGTCAGCAGAATTCCACTCAGTGTCCTCCTTAGCCCTCATTTGTTTAGTCGTAGTGTCTTCTATGGTAGGGGCCTCATAGCCGTACCTAATAGATCTCCAAACCCTAACTCCTAGGGAACTCAAATGCGTGGTCATACGGGCTTTCCAATACGGATAATCATTACCGTCGAAAAAGGGTGGCCTCGAGTTTGAGGCTCCTTCTCGTGGTGTGTTCATGTCCATTATAACCAGAATAAAACTCAGGTGGTTAAACCTAAACAGAGCAacctgctttgataccaattgaaattatGTGGAAGCATTCAATTTACtcctagaggggggggggggggtgtgaataggagttttgttaaaaaatcaacaatttgaataaagattaaca
Proteins encoded in this window:
- the LOC131303049 gene encoding uncharacterized protein LOC131303049 → MDMNTPREGASNSRPPFFDGNDYPYWKARMTTHLSSLGVRVWRSIRYGYEAPTIEDTTTKQMRAKEDTEWNSADNESVEANSKALGAIYGALSKTEFSRISACTTAKEAWDILRVTHEGTKTVKTSKLQMLTTRFEDLRMQEDETFDSFITKLSDIINSFHALGEPIPNLKVCRKVLRSLPERFRAKVLAIEESDKVDDILFEELVGKLQTFELNHLSKKPTLKPNKSIAFKSSREESFVTQESDDDLDEEKLAFFAKKFSKFVKFHKNNESENFPSLTSGGKNFNFGDNEKKSSIDKFKKSQGVQCHECHGFGHVQAECANTLKKKVAKGYKATWDDDSDENSDRGFEASRYSVLVANIKSPTSPKSVELSTTLSDDSKYVSTDEDCENSDDDIDSIHEAYNRLFKEGVKLKKKKKELVSVIEKINGERNKLSDDIESKNTELKELKTYTANLKDNFAKIEKEHVNALKALEGSKDRIFELEHDLREATEAIKCNECGATRIAEMTHTFRNRSDLGFVDPPSLIHKANEFTKNEIKFVKSDIAKNEVVSDKPESSIKSPTIIKNAYNSNHASERKNLFICHYCGGQGHIRPFCYTLRRDNQRTKGKLFVAPVNKSVQYGQPNVGRPQVVHQFLTNFKNENFQNKLSQLANQTSHLVEEIKKLSNLAKNNKETDMIVERHTTHGHTSHVNTKPKQTWKRVNATCHVAHTTYRAQDACVWYLDSGCSRHMSRNKSLFAKLEKYNGGLVTFGDGNTGKIVGQGTVNALEIPLIDNVLYVEGLKANLLSIGQFCDNMHEVNFSKNNCSIINASEIWHQRLGHLNFPELHRITKNDIVRGVPKLANGQGLVCDGYMKESHAHVSTHTISLGASKLTLFKWSLLSLSWSFPLFFHGKKGESFYGHGLGCNGE